From Oceanispirochaeta sp., one genomic window encodes:
- a CDS encoding DUF4912 domain-containing protein: MTEERLYSLSYEQLLEILTRGNFHVTSGVDKEVLVSLLMEAFEEDKDEREELNNLAIQMEARKFSVSRDEELDLGQDDDLELPLRYNGTSATLLLRDPSWVFCFWDLEDKKVDEISNSPGFQGLILRVVELNSKEYSSENILDYFDIPIKFNDYRRYINLPSEDSCYCVEIRAQVEEKDYLITRSNSIETTREYVTAPRENDKSNSDELIRLSGFSAEFGEAHGVSGYQEIPQRIIPIHDLLDEENFND; the protein is encoded by the coding sequence ATGACAGAAGAGCGTCTTTATTCTTTATCATACGAACAACTTCTTGAAATTTTGACTCGGGGTAACTTTCATGTTACTTCAGGGGTTGATAAGGAAGTCCTTGTCAGCTTGCTAATGGAAGCATTTGAAGAAGACAAAGATGAAAGAGAAGAACTGAATAATCTGGCTATCCAGATGGAAGCCCGCAAATTTTCCGTCTCACGAGACGAAGAGCTTGATCTGGGCCAGGATGATGATCTGGAACTCCCTCTCAGGTATAACGGAACCAGTGCCACACTTCTGTTGAGAGATCCTTCCTGGGTTTTCTGTTTCTGGGATCTGGAAGACAAAAAAGTGGATGAAATAAGTAATTCCCCGGGATTTCAGGGATTGATTCTCCGCGTAGTGGAACTGAACTCGAAAGAATATTCCTCAGAGAATATTCTGGATTATTTTGATATACCCATCAAGTTCAATGATTATCGCCGTTATATTAATCTTCCCTCGGAAGACAGTTGTTACTGTGTCGAGATCAGGGCTCAGGTAGAGGAAAAAGATTATTTGATTACCCGCTCTAATTCTATCGAAACAACCCGGGAATACGTTACGGCGCCAAGGGAAAACGATAAATCCAATAGTGACGAATTGATCAGACTGTCAGGGTTTTCGGCAGAGTTCGGTGAGGCTCATGGAGTTTCTGGTTATCAGGAAATACCCCAGAGGATCATACCAATACACGACCTGCTGGATGAGGAAAATTTTAATGATTGA